One window of Alkalispirochaeta americana genomic DNA carries:
- a CDS encoding response regulator has product MKHKSIATKNLLVLVLSFLPFIAGIGYSIYRSPERSFFSEAINMAGSQRMRTMLIANYAQQLHSSATAEEHPEVQHSLASILEEEISIYRQFARALRYGDRALQLAPNHLPEIRDYLIGMEDQVGSYIQSTILLLQEPGEEKYLRRITDAAMALKDEFHLVTGLYQQGNDTMIARQRVIDLALVIFAFFITFLGIILTGKIKRAEMDLQIAREQAEAASTAKSEFLANMSHEIRTPLNGVIGFTDLLKNTPLSPVQQQYVSSANVSGHTLLGIINDILDFSKIEAGMLELETVKTDMIELLENSVDIVKLAAGKKNLEVLLNIDLTMPRFALVDPVRLKQILANLLGNAVKFTKEGEVELKVGFQKMDHGRGQIFFSVRDTGIGISDTQQEKLFKAFSQADSSTTRTFGGTGLGLIISQMIAGKMGSTITVKSTPDVGTTFSFDICTAVEDGEPLDATRIQQVKRCLIIDDNANNRLILEHMLEQWHIETDSCDNGLEALERLETSPPFDVIICDYNMPHIDGLETIRRIREKLELSATKQPIILLHSSSEDPEMYKACDELGVRYRLSKPVKSSDLFSYLRNLHEPEREISEQTQQVSGATQETQITESVRIVIAEDVSMNMLLIKRIIERIMPRAEIFEAANGLEAVELYKTKGPDLVLMDVQMPELDGLGATRRIRQIEAATGLHVPIIALTAGALKEEKEKCFAAGVDDFLSKPVESGKTHDALRLHLSPRKDYHPDLDDSM; this is encoded by the coding sequence ATGAAACATAAATCAATTGCCACAAAGAACCTGCTGGTTCTGGTATTATCATTTTTACCCTTCATTGCAGGCATCGGATACTCGATTTACAGAAGCCCGGAGCGCTCCTTCTTCAGCGAGGCGATTAACATGGCTGGTTCTCAGCGCATGCGCACCATGCTGATCGCAAATTATGCCCAGCAACTCCACTCGAGCGCCACGGCAGAGGAACATCCAGAGGTTCAGCACTCGCTGGCATCTATTCTGGAGGAGGAGATTTCCATCTACCGGCAGTTTGCCCGAGCCCTGAGGTACGGAGACAGGGCGCTGCAGCTTGCACCAAATCACCTTCCGGAAATCCGGGACTACCTGATTGGCATGGAAGATCAGGTAGGTTCCTACATTCAAAGCACGATCCTGCTCCTCCAGGAACCAGGGGAGGAGAAATATCTGCGAAGGATCACCGATGCAGCCATGGCGCTGAAAGACGAGTTTCACCTTGTCACGGGTTTGTATCAGCAGGGAAATGACACCATGATTGCCCGTCAACGGGTGATAGACCTTGCCCTTGTCATTTTTGCCTTCTTCATCACCTTTCTGGGGATTATCCTTACCGGAAAAATCAAGCGTGCGGAAATGGACCTGCAAATCGCCAGGGAGCAGGCCGAGGCCGCCAGCACGGCAAAATCGGAATTCCTGGCCAATATGAGCCATGAGATTCGCACACCCCTCAATGGCGTTATCGGCTTCACTGACCTGCTGAAAAATACACCGCTTAGCCCGGTGCAGCAGCAGTATGTGAGCAGCGCCAACGTGTCTGGTCACACCCTGCTCGGGATCATCAACGACATTCTGGATTTCTCCAAAATAGAAGCGGGTATGCTGGAACTGGAAACTGTCAAAACCGACATGATTGAGCTTCTGGAAAACAGCGTGGATATCGTGAAACTCGCCGCGGGAAAAAAGAATCTCGAGGTGCTTCTGAACATTGATCTGACCATGCCCCGCTTTGCTCTTGTTGATCCTGTCCGCCTCAAACAAATTCTGGCTAATCTCTTGGGGAACGCGGTCAAGTTCACTAAAGAAGGAGAAGTTGAGCTCAAAGTTGGATTCCAGAAGATGGACCACGGAAGGGGACAAATTTTCTTTTCCGTACGGGATACAGGCATTGGAATCAGCGACACTCAGCAGGAAAAGCTCTTCAAGGCCTTCTCCCAGGCCGACAGCTCCACCACCCGCACCTTCGGCGGCACCGGGCTGGGGCTGATCATTTCCCAGATGATAGCCGGAAAGATGGGGAGTACAATTACTGTCAAGAGCACACCCGATGTGGGCACGACCTTTTCTTTTGATATTTGCACCGCCGTTGAAGATGGCGAACCGCTTGATGCTACCCGGATTCAACAGGTGAAGCGATGTTTAATCATCGACGACAATGCCAATAATCGGCTGATTCTGGAACATATGCTGGAGCAGTGGCACATAGAAACCGACTCCTGCGATAACGGCCTCGAGGCACTCGAACGACTGGAAACATCCCCGCCCTTTGATGTGATCATCTGTGATTACAATATGCCCCACATTGACGGGCTTGAAACTATCCGCAGGATTCGTGAAAAACTGGAGCTGAGCGCCACAAAACAGCCGATAATCCTGCTTCACTCATCCTCGGAAGATCCAGAGATGTACAAGGCGTGCGATGAACTGGGTGTGCGCTACCGCTTGAGCAAACCGGTGAAGAGTAGCGATTTATTCAGTTACCTTCGTAATCTGCATGAGCCGGAGAGGGAAATCTCCGAGCAGACGCAACAGGTTTCGGGGGCAACGCAAGAGACCCAGATAACGGAATCCGTGAGGATAGTGATTGCAGAAGACGTTTCAATGAACATGCTTCTCATAAAGCGGATAATCGAACGAATCATGCCCAGGGCAGAGATCTTTGAAGCGGCAAATGGCCTGGAAGCTGTTGAACTGTATAAAACCAAAGGGCCCGATTTGGTTCTGATGGATGTGCAGATGCCAGAGCTTGACGGGCTGGGAGCAACCCGACGCATTCGACAGATAGAAGCCGCAACGGGATTGCACGTTCCCATCATCGCCCTGACCGCCGGCGCCTTAAAAGAAGAAAAGGAAAAGTGTTTTGCCGCTGGCGTAGATGACTTTCTGAGCAAGCCCGTTGAGTCCGGGAAGACCCACGACGCATTACGTCTACACCTCTCTCCCAGGAAAGATTATCACCCTGACCTGGATGATTCCATGTAG
- a CDS encoding spermidine synthase-like protein, translating to MRLLSAAQGAPFTGLVISAAMLGFGAAGTVAFLGKTFLLRSCPRALVCLLFLACSTMAATTPLTRVSGHFDLFLIFFDPFQGILLAGTYILYALPFFFAGLAITLLFLRTPERIGALYATNLGGSAAGALLGLTALGWFPLASLPGLTALLPLAGAILLLPAALAGNHPLQRRSQTLALLLPGTLAILLTGTALILPGLPDPSQYKDISAALQLPQARILYSESTPQGHLTVVQAPALRYAPGLSLQFLDEPPQRPVLFNDGDYFGSLPGTAGSAGAEKTGEESRTLLDYTTRVIPYEVRPPRRVALLGGRTGNDAAHALARGVQEVTLQESHKPALRLLRETHPQWIDHLYQDPRISTTSLAIRPWLERRKPPGQSSPNRKTDYYDLIVTPHLGRFGGTSGTEAMSPRYDYTREALQAMLRRLSPRGMVSTTLWLEDPPSISLRLLTTWVAALEAEGHTPAADHIAAIQSWNTATVLVSKEPFSPEEKEAVRTTAESLGFDLLILSGLDPGERGRFHRRAEGGFFENLDAILDSRESPELRDYWFDISPRSDTAPFFFQFLDFRAVPRLAAFAGTAALPYFELGFFVALLTALQAVVAALILVAAPLCGRKRWRSERKFWTFLYFAGTGTGFIVAEIALIQETLLPLGNHLEATAVVLTLLLTSSGTGSFLSRRVQPTRPVLAGTALAAAGLILVRARLGRFATAAALGSSSALGLGILAAALVPAGLVMGMIFPLGLRRLSVSHTDHLPWACAIDSSCSVAAAAVTTLVCARIGLEGAWFLSCGAYLVVAVSAWGGGGNGQKPKKLLP from the coding sequence ATGAGACTCCTTTCTGCCGCCCAGGGGGCCCCTTTTACGGGGCTGGTTATCTCGGCGGCCATGCTGGGCTTCGGCGCAGCCGGGACTGTTGCCTTTCTGGGAAAGACCTTCCTGCTTCGTTCCTGCCCCCGAGCGCTGGTCTGTCTCCTGTTTCTTGCCTGCTCAACCATGGCTGCCACCACTCCCCTTACCAGGGTCTCGGGACATTTCGATCTCTTCCTTATCTTCTTTGATCCCTTCCAGGGAATCCTGCTGGCAGGAACCTATATCCTCTACGCCTTGCCCTTCTTCTTCGCAGGCCTGGCCATAACGCTCTTGTTCCTCCGCACCCCGGAACGAATCGGAGCGCTCTACGCCACCAATCTTGGAGGATCAGCTGCGGGAGCTCTCCTGGGATTGACCGCCCTGGGGTGGTTTCCCCTGGCCTCGCTGCCGGGACTCACGGCGCTGCTTCCCTTGGCAGGCGCTATACTGCTCCTGCCTGCCGCTCTTGCCGGAAACCACCCTCTCCAAAGGCGTTCGCAGACCCTGGCTTTGCTTCTGCCAGGAACTCTGGCAATACTCCTCACAGGAACAGCCCTGATCCTTCCCGGGCTTCCCGATCCCTCGCAATACAAGGATATCAGTGCAGCACTCCAGCTCCCTCAGGCCCGGATTCTCTACAGCGAATCGACCCCCCAGGGACACCTGACAGTGGTCCAGGCCCCGGCCCTGCGCTACGCTCCGGGACTGAGTCTTCAGTTTCTGGATGAACCGCCCCAAAGACCGGTACTGTTCAATGACGGAGACTATTTCGGCTCTCTTCCGGGAACCGCCGGGAGCGCTGGCGCAGAAAAGACAGGAGAAGAGAGCCGAACCCTTCTGGACTACACCACCCGGGTGATTCCCTACGAGGTTCGCCCTCCCCGGCGGGTGGCACTCCTGGGGGGGCGAACAGGCAACGATGCAGCCCACGCCCTTGCACGAGGGGTTCAGGAGGTCACTCTCCAGGAATCCCACAAACCGGCTCTGCGCCTCCTGCGCGAAACGCACCCTCAATGGATAGACCACCTTTACCAGGACCCTCGAATATCCACCACCTCCCTGGCAATACGACCTTGGCTAGAGCGCCGGAAACCGCCAGGCCAGAGCTCGCCAAACCGGAAAACAGATTACTACGATCTTATTGTGACGCCTCACCTGGGACGATTCGGGGGGACCTCTGGAACAGAAGCCATGAGCCCCCGCTACGACTACACCCGGGAGGCGCTTCAGGCGATGCTGCGCCGCCTGAGTCCCCGGGGAATGGTCAGTACAACCCTCTGGCTGGAGGATCCTCCCTCGATCTCCCTGCGGTTGTTGACAACCTGGGTCGCGGCCCTGGAAGCGGAGGGACACACCCCGGCAGCAGATCACATCGCTGCGATTCAAAGCTGGAACACCGCCACCGTTCTGGTCAGCAAAGAACCCTTTTCCCCGGAGGAGAAAGAGGCAGTGCGAACCACCGCAGAATCTCTTGGATTCGATCTGCTAATCCTGTCCGGTCTGGACCCAGGTGAACGCGGACGGTTTCACCGGAGGGCAGAGGGGGGCTTCTTTGAGAACCTTGATGCAATTCTGGACTCTCGGGAGTCCCCGGAGCTCAGGGATTACTGGTTCGACATCTCGCCCCGAAGCGATACAGCTCCGTTCTTCTTTCAGTTTCTCGACTTTCGGGCAGTTCCCCGCCTCGCGGCCTTCGCCGGTACGGCGGCCCTCCCCTACTTCGAGCTCGGATTTTTCGTGGCCCTCCTCACAGCTCTTCAGGCTGTGGTGGCGGCGTTGATTCTGGTGGCAGCCCCCCTGTGCGGACGGAAACGCTGGCGATCAGAGAGAAAATTCTGGACCTTTCTTTATTTTGCAGGAACAGGAACAGGCTTCATTGTCGCCGAAATCGCCCTGATCCAGGAGACCCTGCTGCCCCTGGGAAACCACCTGGAAGCGACCGCTGTGGTGCTCACCCTCCTGCTGACAAGCTCGGGAACGGGAAGCTTTCTCTCCCGGCGTGTACAACCCACCCGACCTGTTCTGGCGGGGACGGCTCTGGCTGCGGCAGGACTCATCCTGGTACGGGCACGTCTGGGGAGGTTCGCGACAGCCGCTGCACTGGGCTCATCTTCGGCGCTGGGGCTTGGCATTCTGGCAGCGGCTCTTGTTCCGGCAGGGTTGGTGATGGGAATGATCTTTCCCCTGGGGTTGCGGCGTCTTTCCGTATCGCACACGGACCACCTTCCCTGGGCCTGCGCCATTGACAGCTCCTGCTCCGTGGCCGCTGCGGCGGTGACAACCCTCGTATGTGCACGGATTGGCCTGGAAGGGGCCTGGTTTCTTTCCTGTGGCGCCTATCTGGTTGTGGCGGTGTCGGCCTGGGGGGGTGGGGGGAACGGACAGAAGCCGAAAAAGCTGTTACCATGA